A window of Drosophila subobscura isolate 14011-0131.10 chromosome E, UCBerk_Dsub_1.0, whole genome shotgun sequence contains these coding sequences:
- the LOC117890509 gene encoding tyrosine-protein kinase-like otk has product MNGRRLFSSGLALSLIFSCCASPVSLGDVSITKGPPATQTVKEQSGLQLPCNYQLPAGYRQSSSVTLRWRKDNKTLRQAELGQASSTTSEPQLESMLREDARLTLNKQSGALQFASVLASDAGKYQCQLLVEGEMAASSSSGLLEVIEQLKFVPQPTSKNLELGSFSKVHCKAQGTPPPQVKWMRETQLPLPTNVTDQNGTLIFSQVSNDQRGQYTCLASNSQGQISATVSIGVVVAPKFSVPPEGPIETTEQGTVVMHCQAIGEPKPTIQWDKDLAYLNENNTDGERFTLMENGTLEIRNVQAEDEGRYGCTIGSSAGLKRAEVLLVVKSAKSASNSIVTRIIIVVICLAFLYFVLVLGLKVWYRYRRHLGKVQLEDATHAPNCDGHEHAEHEPCLTEANTSSKNLKSNKLRESPILEQESQVADEIV; this is encoded by the exons ATGAACGGAAGACGATTGTTTAGCAGCGGCCTGGCACTGAGCCTGATCTTCAGTTGTTGCG CCTCCCCGGTGTCTTTGGGCGATGTGAGCATCACAAAGGGTCCCCCAGCCACGCAGACCGTGAAGGAGCAGAGCGGCCTACAGTTGCCCTGCAATTATCAGCTGCCCGCTGGGTAtcgccagagcagcagcgtcaccCTGCGCTGGCGCAAGGACAACAAGACCCTGCGGCAGGCGGAGCTGGGCCAGGcgagcagcaccaccagcgaGCCCCAGCTGGAGAGCATGCTGCGCGAGGATGCGAGACTCACGCTCAACAAGCAGAGCGGAGCTCTGCAGTTTGCCAGCGTTCTGGCCAGCGATGCTGGCAAATACCAGTGCCAGTTGCTGGTCGAGGGCGAGATGGccgccagctccagcagcggccTTCTGGAGGTCATCGAGCAGCTGAAGTTTGTGCCGCAGCCCACCTCCAAGAATCTGGAGCTGGGCTCCTTCAGCAAAGTGCATTGCAAGGCTCAGGgaacgccgccgccgcaaGTCAAATGGATGAGG GAAACCCAGCTGCCGCTACCCACGAACGTGACCGACCAAAATGGAACGCTGATCTTCAGCCAGGTCAGCAATGACCAGCGCGGACAGTACACCTGCTTGGCCTCGAACAGCCAGGGCCAGATCAGTGCCACAGTGTCCATCGGTGTGGTGGTGGCACCCAAGTTCAGTGTGCCCCCGGAGGGACCCATTGAGACCACGGAGCAGGGCACTGTGGTGATGCACTGCCAGGCCATTGGGGAGCCCAAGCCCACCATACAGTGGGACAAGGATCTGGCCTATCTCAATGAGAACAACACGGACGGAGAACGCTTCACTCTGATGGAGAACGGCACCCTGGAGATACGGAATGTCCAGGCCGAGGATGAGGGTCGCTATGGCTGCACCATCGGCAGCAGTGCTGGCCTGAAGCGCGCGGAGGTCCTGCTGGTGGTCAAATCTGCCAAGTCGGCCTCCAACTCCATTGTCACCCGCATCATCATTGTGGTCATCTGCCTGGCCTTCCTCTACTtcgtgctggtgctgggcctGAAGGTCTGGTATCGCTATCGCCGGCACCTGGGCAaggtgcagctggaggacgCCACCCATGCGCCCAACTGCGACGGACATGAGCATGCCGAGCATGAGCCCTGCCTGACGGAGGCCAACACCTCCAGCAAGAATCTGAAGAGCAACAAGCTGCGGGAGAGCCCCATCCTGGAGCAGGAGTCGCAGGTGGCCGATGAAATTGTCTGA
- the LOC117890510 gene encoding metallophosphoesterase 1 homolog isoform X1 — MASLRVVNRLVCRGFVVLTLLLIFFNEFLVYYTAQSSWHQIDCKLDNCTRLLLIADPQILGTSYDRSSHSPLARYDSDRYLRKTFERAVSFTQPHIIVFLGDLLDEGNIATAQEYKQYVKRFRRIYQNKKFRKFRMISAYFQRVHVPGDNDIGGENGDYISNSNQRRFENEFMSEDLFDYDHRIRFFKINRMLLDFTNPDRDNNADRLRIGVSHAPLLIGGGPLLRAVISDLDPHIIFSGHWHESRIFIYPSTKVINFYENAVRHFDLKALKEQEHSYLEIMVPTSSYRMGKSKIGMGYAVLENYNLSYTVLWQPNRFILLFTYVFWGLFVLCGAVVYKMMTRCPFRVAKRQTHYSRVSNIPQF, encoded by the exons ATGGCTTCTTTGCGCGTAGTAAATAG ACTAGTGTGCCGCGGCTTTGTAGTGCTAACTCTGCTGTTGATATTCTTCAATGAGTTTCTCGTCTACTACACGGCCCAGTCCAGCTGGCACCAAATCGATTGCAAACTGG ATAATTGCACGCGCCTGCTGCTCATCGCTGACCCGCAGATCTTGGGCACCTCCTACGATCGCTCATCCCACAGCCCGCTGGCACGCTACGATTCGGATAGATATCTGCGAAAGACCTTTGAACGCGCCGTATCCTTTACGCAGCCGCACATCATCGTCTTTCTGGGCGATTTGCTGGACGAGGGCAACATTGCCACTGCACAGGAGTATAAGCAATACGTAAAGCGCTTTCGGCGCATCTACCAGAACAAGAAATTCCGTAAA TTCCGCATGATCTCTGCCTATTTTCAGAGAGTCCATGTGCCGGGGGATAACGACATTGGCGGCGAGAACGGCGACTACATATCCAACTCAAACCAGCGACGCTTCGAGAACGAGTTCATGAGCGAGGACCTCTTTGACTATGACCATCGCATCCGCTTCTTTAAGATCAATCGCATGCTATTGGACTTTACAAATCCCGACAGGGACAACAATGCCGATCGGCTCCGTATTGGGGTTTCGCACGCGCCACTGCTCATTGGCGGTGGACCGCTGCTGCGGGCCGTAATCAGCGACTTGGATCCACATATCATATTCTCGGGCCATTGGCACGAGTCCAGGATATTTATTTACCCCTCCACAAAGGTGATCAACTTCTATGAGAATGCAGTGCGGCATTTCGACCTGAAGGCgctgaaggagcaggagcacagcTATTTGGAGATAATGGTGCCAACGTCATCGTACCGCATGGGCAAGTCCAAGATTGGCATGGGCTATGCAGTGCTGG AGAACTACAATCTCAGCTACACGGTTCTGTGGCAGCCGAATCGTTTTATTCTGCTCTTCACTTACGTCTTCTGGGGCCTGTTTGTGCTCTGCGGGGCGGTTGTCTACAAAATGATGACACGCTGTCCATTCCGTGTGGCCAAACGACAGACGCACTATAGCCGCGTCTCCAATATACCTCAATTTTAG
- the LOC117890510 gene encoding metallophosphoesterase 1 isoform X2: MASLRVVNRLVCRGFVVLTLLLIFFNEFLVYYTAQSSWHQIDCKLDNCTRLLLIADPQILGTSYDRSSHSPLARYDSDRYLRKTFERAVSFTQPHIIVFLGDLLDEGNIATAQEYKQYVKRFRRIYQNKKFRKRVHVPGDNDIGGENGDYISNSNQRRFENEFMSEDLFDYDHRIRFFKINRMLLDFTNPDRDNNADRLRIGVSHAPLLIGGGPLLRAVISDLDPHIIFSGHWHESRIFIYPSTKVINFYENAVRHFDLKALKEQEHSYLEIMVPTSSYRMGKSKIGMGYAVLENYNLSYTVLWQPNRFILLFTYVFWGLFVLCGAVVYKMMTRCPFRVAKRQTHYSRVSNIPQF; encoded by the exons ATGGCTTCTTTGCGCGTAGTAAATAG ACTAGTGTGCCGCGGCTTTGTAGTGCTAACTCTGCTGTTGATATTCTTCAATGAGTTTCTCGTCTACTACACGGCCCAGTCCAGCTGGCACCAAATCGATTGCAAACTGG ATAATTGCACGCGCCTGCTGCTCATCGCTGACCCGCAGATCTTGGGCACCTCCTACGATCGCTCATCCCACAGCCCGCTGGCACGCTACGATTCGGATAGATATCTGCGAAAGACCTTTGAACGCGCCGTATCCTTTACGCAGCCGCACATCATCGTCTTTCTGGGCGATTTGCTGGACGAGGGCAACATTGCCACTGCACAGGAGTATAAGCAATACGTAAAGCGCTTTCGGCGCATCTACCAGAACAAGAAATTCCGTAAA AGAGTCCATGTGCCGGGGGATAACGACATTGGCGGCGAGAACGGCGACTACATATCCAACTCAAACCAGCGACGCTTCGAGAACGAGTTCATGAGCGAGGACCTCTTTGACTATGACCATCGCATCCGCTTCTTTAAGATCAATCGCATGCTATTGGACTTTACAAATCCCGACAGGGACAACAATGCCGATCGGCTCCGTATTGGGGTTTCGCACGCGCCACTGCTCATTGGCGGTGGACCGCTGCTGCGGGCCGTAATCAGCGACTTGGATCCACATATCATATTCTCGGGCCATTGGCACGAGTCCAGGATATTTATTTACCCCTCCACAAAGGTGATCAACTTCTATGAGAATGCAGTGCGGCATTTCGACCTGAAGGCgctgaaggagcaggagcacagcTATTTGGAGATAATGGTGCCAACGTCATCGTACCGCATGGGCAAGTCCAAGATTGGCATGGGCTATGCAGTGCTGG AGAACTACAATCTCAGCTACACGGTTCTGTGGCAGCCGAATCGTTTTATTCTGCTCTTCACTTACGTCTTCTGGGGCCTGTTTGTGCTCTGCGGGGCGGTTGTCTACAAAATGATGACACGCTGTCCATTCCGTGTGGCCAAACGACAGACGCACTATAGCCGCGTCTCCAATATACCTCAATTTTAG
- the LOC117890431 gene encoding sister chromatid cohesion protein PDS5 homolog B, protein MTDIVYPNGCRPLVEDLGTDELIRRLKTLANVLQTMDQDDNLYQQYIPLALHLLDDFFMQHPSRDVQLLIACCIADVLRVYAPEAPYKEQEQIKSIFKFFIKQLHGLKDPRDPSFKRYFYLLENLAFVKSFNMCFELEDCQEIFQDLFSTIFKIVNDQHSAKVTNFFLDVLSPLITEADNLSVELLDLILINIVEPSKSNNRCAGQLTEQLLTKTGDALESTIKMFFNRALVMDKPNNKLSITNKIYDIIYELNRINPDLLYSVLPQLENKLLSNDIAERLKATTLLSRMFSEKDSQLSQKYQNLLRTFLGRFCDISEAVRVKCVQSSMHFLLNHPHLQPDITEKLRLRNHDLDETVRHEVVMAIVATAKREFSVVLETPALLEIVRERTLDKKYKIRRDAMNGLAYIYKRAICEPNDLSAELKQRVDWVKNKILHGYYKVGLEDRLLVERLLITSLVPYKLAPEDRMKKLYHLLGDLDANATKAFVELQKNQMKTRNTVSDWIKLHHSKEFTPRVINQLAVKQATIAKLLPDPLKAAEYLTQFSNNLRKDAQLLRCINIVLKRDVSCRECADTMGTLLKKLGAHIQSNLYYNTVKMLIERVASVMVDKESIGVLIGLIDQCIQGGSICEEIGISPEEAGERGLKLLSMLSYVFSAHFFTDTSLRHLIALLSYEHDYVAPLVLKTLTHLGRYQPLIDATPAILNELAPICRDFALIGTPKQAKHAVRCIFVNSQSTAPTDGAGGGASASTTTQTVHPIFNEIIEALRLKLTPNCEHQRTKIVALGHIAYNMPQAFLTPIKNMIARRIVKELLIQEVPVQRDYDLPEDGDWCAEEDLPPDTLCKLDALKAMARWLLGLRTDEHAAQKTFRMLAAFVNQRGDLLAQNRLCGAEKSWLRLGAACAMLKVCEQKGVGDQYSAEQYLQLSQLMTDPVPQVREIFARKLHKGLGRSLPRNCLPLDFMGLYVLAGLETDRKLQDLVRHYVDTDVNKRREYLKTVAMTSPDSSTESQSLHILPDYMLAFAIPVLVHDPGYTNHEDYVQLRKMEKCLRFILEPLMAKRESFVYGFYKQLLHLIKHREFSQGSDKRDNYKMWALCDLAMYIIDSKMGHISESNSNTFSMPLALPEMYYKQPAAANFQNNEVYIPLDVYTLGAKANKATTTAMASRAVAVPKRPAEPSLSDDEDPQENNLFDNIRAADTTEPTAKRTRGGAGAAKS, encoded by the exons ATGACGGACATTGTTTATCCCAATGGCTGTCGGCCGTTGGTGGAAGATCTGGGCACAGACGAGCTCATACGCCGCCTTAAG ACTCTCGCCAATGTGCTGCAGACCATGGACCAGGATGACAATCTCTACCAGCAGTATATACCATTGGCGCTCCACTTGCTGGATGACTTCTTTATGCAGCACCCATCCCGCGATGTCCAACTGCTGATTGCGTGCTGCATAGCGGATGTGTTGCGCGTATATGCCCCTGAGGCACCCTacaaagagcaagagcaaatCAAAAGCATTTTCAAGTTTTTTATCAAACAACTGCACGGCCTAAAGGATCCCCGCGATCCGTCCTTCAAGCGGTACTTTTATCTCTTGGAGAACTTGGCCTTTGTCAAGTCTTTCAACATGTGCTTCGAGCTAGAGGACTGCCAGGAAATCTTCCAAGACCTCTTCAGTACCATATTTAAGATTGTGAA TGATCAGCACAGTGCCAAGGTCACAAACTTTTTCCTAGATGTGCTGAGTCCCCTGATAACCGAGGCTGACAATTTGTCCGTGGAACTGCTGGACCTAATACTGATCAACATAGTGGAACCAAGTAAATCAAACAACAGATGCGCCGGCCAGCTAACTGAGCAACTGCTCACCAAGACCGGTGACGCTTTAGAGTCTACAATCAAAATG TTCTTTAACCGCGCTTTGGTCATGGATAAGCCGAATAACAAACTGTCGATTACAAACAAGATCTATGATATCATCTATGAGCTTAATCGCATCAATCCCGATCTTCTGTATTCCGTGCTGCCCCAATTGGAGAACAAGCTGCTGTCCAATGACATTGCTGAAAGGCTGA AAGCCACCACGTTGCTGTCGCGCATGTTCTCCGAGAAGGACTCGCAGCTGTCGCAGAAATATCAAAATCTGTTACGCACCTTCCTGGGCCGCTTCTGCGATATCTCAGAGGCAGTGCGTGTCAAGTGCGTGCAGTCATCCATGCATTTCCTTCTCAATCATCCACACTTGCAACCTGATATAACGGAAAAGCTGCGCCTGCGTAATCACGACTTGGATGAAACTGTGCGCCACGAAGTGGTCATGGCCATTGTGGCGACGGCCAAGCGGGAGTTCAGCGTAGTGCTAGAGACGCCCGCTCTGCTCGAGATTGTGCGCGAGCGGACGCTGGACAAGAAGTACAAGATTCGACGGGACGCCATGAATGGCCTGGCATACATCTACAAGCGGGCCATCTGCGAACCAAATGACTTGAGTGCTGAGCTCAAGCAGAGAGTGGATTGGGTGAAGAACAAGATCCTGCACGGCTACTACAAGGTGGGTCTAGAGGATCGCTTGCTGGTGGAGCGCTTGCTCATCACCTCGCTGGTGCCGTACAAACTGGCGCCCGAGGATCGTATGAAGAAGCTCTACCATCTGTTGGGCGATCTGGATGCGAATGCCACCAAGGCCTTTGTTGAACTGCAAAAGAATCAAATGAAGACACGCAACACGGTGAGCGATTGGATCAAACTGCATCACTCCAAGGAGTTTACCCCACGGGTGATTAATCAACTGGCTGTTAAACAGGCCACCATTGCCAA ATTGCTTCCTGATCCTTTGAAAGCTGCCGAATATCTTACACAGTTCAGTAACAATTTACGCAAAGATGCCCAACTGTTGCGCTGCATCAACATTGTCCTGAAACGGGACGTCAGCTGTCGGGAGTGTGCCGACACCATGGGCACATTACTCAAGAAGCTGGGCGCGCACATCCAATCAAACCTGTACTACAACACGGTCAAGATGCTGATTGAGCGCGTGGCCTCCGTGATGGTGGATAAAGAGTCCATTGGTGTGCTGATAGG ACTGATCGATCAATGTATTCAGGGTGGTTCGATATGCGAGGAAATAGGCATATCGCCCGAGGAGGCCGGCGAGCGCGGGCTCAAGCTCTTGAGT ATGCTCTCCTATGTGTTCTCGGCTCACTTTTTCACCGATACCTCGCTGCGTCATTTGATCGCCTTGCTCAGCTATGAGCATGATTATGTGGCACCACTGGTACTGAAGACCCTGACGCATTTGGGACGCTATCAGCCTTTGATTGACGCCACACCGGCGATTCTCAATGAATTGGCGCCAATCTGCCGAGACTTTGCCTTAATTGGCACACCCAAGCAGGCCAAGCATGCGGTGCGCTGTATTTTCGTCAACAGTCAATCCACGGCGCCCACAGATGGAGCTGGGGGTGGAGCCAGTGCGTCAACCACAACACAGACTGTGCATCCCATTTTCAACGAAATCATTGAGGCGCTGCGTCTGAAGCTGACACCAAACTGTGAGCACCAGCGCACGAAAATCGTGGCGCTGGGCCACATTGCCTACAACATGCCTCAGGCATTCCTCACGCCCATCAAGAACATGATTGCCCGCCGCATTGTCAAGGAGCTGCTCATTCAGGAGGTGCCAGTGCAGCGGGACTACGATCTGCCCGAGGATGGCGATTGGTGTGCCGAAGAAGATCTCCCACCAGACACGCTCTGCAAGCTGGATGCCCTCAAGGCCATGGCCCGCTGGCTGCTCGGCCTGCGCACGGATGAGCACGCTGCCCAGAAGACATTCCGCATGTTGGCCGCCTTTGTCAATCAGCGGGGCGATCTCCTCGCCCAGAATCGTCTGTGTGGAGCTGAGAAGTCCTGGCTACGCCTGGGTGCTGCTTGTGCGATGCTCAAGGTGTGCGAACAGAAGGGCGTGGGTGATCAGTACAGTGCCGAGCAGTATTTGCAGCTCTCTCAGCTTATG ACTGATCCAGTGCCACAGGTACGGGAAATCTTTGCTCGCAAGCTGCACAAAGGACTGGGCAGAAGCCTGCCAAGGAATTGCCTACCCTTAGACTTTATGGGCTTGTACGTGCTGGCTGGTCTGGAAACCGATAGAAA ATTGCAAGACTTGGTGCGCCACTATGTGGACACGGATGTGAACAAACGTCGGGAATATCTCAAGACTGTTGCCATGACAT CTCCCGACAGCTCAACGGAATCGCAATCGCTGCACATTCTACCTGACTACATGCTGGCTTTTGCCATTCCCGTGCTGGTCCACGATCCTGGCTATACGAATCACGAGGATTATGTTCAACTGCGCAAAATGGAGAAATGTCTGCGCTTCATACTCGAACCGCTGATGGCCAAGCGTGAATCGTTTGTCTATGGCTTCTACAAGCAACTGCTCCACCTGATAAAGCACCGCGAGTTCAGCCAAGGCTCAGACAAGCGCGATAACTAT AAAATGTGGGCACTCTGCGATCTCGCCATGTACATTATCGACTCGAAGATGGGTCACATCAGTGAAAGCAACTCGAACACATTCTCCATGCCACTGGCGCTGCCAGAAATGTATTATAAGCAGCCCGCCGCTGCAAACTTCCAGAACAACGAGGTCTATATACCGCTGGACGTGTATACGTTGGGCgccaaagcaaataaagcCACCACAACAGCGATGGCGTCTCGAGCGGTTGCTGTACCGAAAAGGCCAGCGGAGCCGTCCCTCTCAGATGATGAGGATCCACAG GAGAACAATCTTTTTGATAACATCCGAGCTGCAGACACAACGGAGCCTACGGCCAAGCGAACGCGTGGAGGAGCCGGCGCAGCCAAATCGTAG